A part of Nocardioides plantarum genomic DNA contains:
- a CDS encoding collagen-like protein → MTLRQHLPTLALCSATVVLAVAGGATAATVVTGADIKNGTITSIDVKDRSVGVVDLSTAARASLRGATGPRGTAGPAGPQGDTGDAGPAGDPGPVGPTGPTGPQGETGPQGETGPQGAAAPLVEVLDSTLGFDSGKRFVFDDGGAYVSCAANTPSNYGAISLETDGQPAFSGTAVSAGSGQPAGQYPVINSFVRAYAPSTVTFTMTAAATSDRPTLVAAGTVAVTANGCRVQMTLTRATPMVEIG, encoded by the coding sequence ATGACCCTGCGCCAGCACCTGCCGACCCTCGCCCTCTGCTCGGCCACCGTGGTCCTGGCCGTGGCCGGTGGCGCCACGGCGGCCACGGTGGTGACCGGCGCCGACATCAAGAACGGCACGATCACCTCGATCGACGTCAAGGACCGCAGCGTCGGGGTCGTCGACCTCAGCACCGCGGCCCGGGCCTCGCTGCGCGGGGCGACCGGGCCGAGGGGCACCGCCGGACCGGCCGGCCCCCAGGGCGACACCGGTGACGCGGGTCCGGCCGGCGACCCGGGGCCGGTCGGCCCGACCGGACCGACCGGACCGCAGGGCGAGACAGGACCGCAAGGTGAGACCGGACCGCAGGGTGCGGCTGCGCCGCTGGTCGAGGTACTGGACTCCACCCTCGGCTTCGACTCGGGGAAGCGGTTCGTGTTCGACGACGGCGGCGCCTACGTCAGCTGCGCCGCCAACACCCCCTCGAACTACGGAGCGATCAGCCTGGAGACCGACGGCCAGCCGGCGTTCTCGGGTACCGCGGTCAGCGCGGGGTCCGGGCAGCCGGCGGGGCAGTACCCCGTGATCAACAGCTTCGTGCGGGCCTACGCACCCTCGACCGTCACCTTCACGATGACCGCGGCCGCCACGTCCGACCGGCCCACCCTGGTGGCGGCGGGCACCGTCGCGGTGACCGCGAACGGGTGCCGGGTCCAGATGACCCTGACGAGGGCGACCCCGATGGTCGAGATCGGCTGA
- a CDS encoding isopenicillin N synthase family dioxygenase encodes MTTTSHSAIPFHVPVVDISAYVGAGTDDERAEVATAVDAACREVGFMQVLGHGIAPEVVAGLATAMDGFFGMPPDDKRRWIRPGGENRGYTPPRSESLSLSLGVESATRMNDFFEAFNVGRAVSDYPGATLLEEHYAENTWPDVAGFEPHVTAYVEEAGRVATTMTTIFADVLGLAPDFFDTIADHSIDVLRMNNYALPEGTRVDLDGDLTGMGEHTDFGIVTVLWADQVRGLQVLGGDGGWYDVLPADGALLINLGDLTARLTNERWLSTLHRVKPPLVDGTVERRRSAAFFHDGNAEAVVGPLASCVDAEHPALYDPVSVDEHIRAKLAGSRAGVRNDAAHREAARVRASGAV; translated from the coding sequence ATGACCACCACGTCCCACAGCGCCATCCCGTTCCACGTCCCCGTCGTCGACATCTCGGCCTACGTCGGTGCCGGCACCGACGACGAGCGGGCGGAGGTCGCGACGGCGGTCGACGCCGCCTGCCGCGAGGTCGGCTTCATGCAGGTCCTCGGCCACGGGATCGCCCCGGAGGTGGTCGCGGGACTCGCGACCGCGATGGACGGCTTCTTCGGCATGCCCCCCGACGACAAGCGGCGGTGGATCCGCCCCGGTGGCGAGAACCGCGGCTACACGCCACCGCGGTCGGAGTCGCTCAGCCTGAGCCTCGGCGTCGAGTCGGCGACCCGGATGAACGACTTCTTCGAGGCCTTCAACGTGGGCCGGGCGGTCAGCGACTACCCGGGCGCGACCCTCCTGGAGGAGCACTACGCCGAGAACACCTGGCCCGACGTCGCCGGCTTCGAGCCCCACGTCACGGCGTACGTCGAGGAGGCGGGCCGGGTCGCGACCACCATGACGACGATCTTCGCCGACGTCCTCGGGCTGGCCCCCGACTTCTTCGACACCATCGCCGACCACTCGATCGATGTGCTGCGGATGAACAACTACGCCCTGCCCGAGGGCACCCGGGTCGACCTCGACGGCGACCTCACGGGTATGGGCGAGCACACGGACTTCGGCATCGTCACCGTGCTCTGGGCCGACCAGGTGCGGGGGCTCCAGGTGCTCGGCGGCGACGGCGGCTGGTACGACGTCCTGCCGGCCGACGGTGCGCTGCTCATCAACCTCGGCGACCTGACCGCCCGGCTCACCAACGAGCGCTGGCTCTCGACGCTGCACCGGGTCAAGCCTCCGCTGGTGGACGGCACCGTCGAGCGCCGCCGCTCGGCCGCGTTCTTCCACGACGGCAACGCCGAGGCGGTCGTCGGACCGCTGGCGTCCTGCGTCGATGCCGAACACCCCGCGCTCTACGACCCCGTCTCGGTCGACGAGCACATCCGGGCCAAGCTCGCCGGCTCGCGGGCCGGCGTACGCAACGACGCGGCCCACCGCGAGGCCGCCCGGGTGCGGGCGTCGGGCGCGGTCTAG